One window of the Actinomycetota bacterium genome contains the following:
- a CDS encoding methyltransferase domain-containing protein, giving the protein MSTDSYLLAGKDKELERLQRGSRMLEPAGRRVLAEIGDGQGARALDAGCGALGWLRLLSEWVGPDGQVIGTDIQDDMLAAAQQFVTTEGLGNVTLVNDDLFASQLEPASFDLVHARALIFPLGRGPEQMATHLRLVRPGGTIVLEEVDTASLHHLPPAPAFDRLKPLVIEAFRIAGGDPEAATTQLELFRSAGIEANVRAEIRALSPGDPALQEPLQYLSALDGLLRSLVDPEELERLRAEAERELQDPGRWGLDFTLVQVWGHRRA; this is encoded by the coding sequence ATGAGCACGGATTCGTACCTGCTGGCCGGCAAGGATAAGGAATTGGAGCGGCTGCAGCGAGGGTCGCGAATGTTGGAACCGGCCGGCCGGCGCGTGCTCGCTGAGATCGGCGATGGGCAGGGAGCACGGGCCTTGGACGCCGGCTGCGGCGCGCTGGGCTGGCTGCGGCTGCTCAGCGAATGGGTCGGCCCCGACGGGCAGGTCATCGGGACCGACATCCAAGACGACATGCTGGCCGCTGCCCAACAGTTCGTGACCACCGAGGGGCTGGGCAACGTGACCCTGGTCAACGACGACCTGTTCGCCAGCCAGCTCGAGCCCGCCTCCTTCGACCTGGTGCATGCCCGTGCCCTGATCTTTCCCCTCGGCCGCGGGCCCGAGCAGATGGCCACCCACCTGCGGCTGGTCCGTCCCGGCGGCACGATCGTGCTGGAGGAGGTCGACACCGCCTCCCTGCACCACCTCCCGCCCGCGCCTGCCTTCGATCGGCTCAAGCCGCTGGTGATCGAGGCGTTCCGCATAGCCGGCGGTGACCCCGAGGCCGCGACCACCCAGCTGGAGCTGTTCCGCAGCGCCGGCATCGAGGCCAACGTCCGGGCGGAGATCCGGGCGCTGTCTCCCGGCGATCCTGCCCTGCAGGAGCCGCTGCAGTACCTCAGCGCGCTGGATGGGCTGCTGCGGTCGCTGGTTGACCCCGAGGAGTTGGAGCGGCTTCGCGCGGAGGCCGAGCGCGAGCTCCAGGATCCCGGCCGCTGGGGACTCGACTTCACACTGGTGCAGGTCTGGGGCCACCGTCGGGCCTAG